In the genome of Rhizobium rhizogenes, one region contains:
- a CDS encoding NADP-dependent malic enzyme, producing the protein MTSHDKNNTPANAAKADIEEQALFFHRYPRPGKLEIQATKPLGNQRDLALAYSPGVAAPCLAIHENPEMAADYTARANLVAVISNGTAVLGLGNIGPLASKPVMEGKAVLFKKFAGIDVFDIEIDAPGINDMVSTIAALEPTFGGINLEDIKAPECFEVERQLREKMNIPVFHDDQHGTAIIVAAAVTNALELAGKSLSSVKIVASGAGAAALACLNLLVSMGAKKENIWVHDIEGLVYDGRNTLMDEWKEVYAQKTDKRVLAETIDGADVFLGLSAAGVLKPELLERMAENPLILALANPKPEIMPEEARAARPDAMICTGRSDFPNQVNNVLCFPYIFRGALDCGATTINEEMKMAAVQAIAELAREEVSEVAAKAYSGETPVFGPNYLIPSPFDPRLILRIAPAVARAAAASGVAARPITDFEAYLDQLNRFVWRSGFIMKPVFNAAKAAEKKRIIFAEGEDERVLRAAQVLLEEGTGIPILIGRPQIIETRLKRFGLRIRPHTDFAVVNPEDDPRYRDYVDDYFALVGRVGINPEAARTIVRTNTTVIGALSVKRGEADALICGLEGRYDRHLRDVNQIIGKQEGVRSFAGLSLLITQQGALFLTDTFVNYDPTSEEVAEMAILAAKEIRRFGITPKIALASHSNFGSRDSESARKMRRALKIVQEAAPELEVDGEMQGGSALSEALRKRAMPNSVLTGEANLLVFPNLDAANITLGVTRTLTEGLHVGPILLGTALPAHILSPSVTSRGVVNMAAFAVVQASHPSV; encoded by the coding sequence ATGACCTCTCACGATAAGAACAACACGCCCGCCAACGCGGCCAAGGCCGACATCGAGGAACAGGCGCTCTTTTTCCACCGCTATCCCCGCCCCGGCAAGCTGGAAATCCAGGCGACCAAGCCGCTCGGCAACCAGCGCGATCTGGCGCTGGCCTATTCGCCGGGTGTCGCCGCACCCTGCCTCGCCATCCATGAGAACCCTGAAATGGCGGCGGATTATACCGCCCGCGCCAATCTCGTCGCCGTCATCTCCAACGGCACGGCGGTGCTTGGCCTTGGCAATATCGGCCCGCTCGCCTCCAAGCCCGTGATGGAAGGCAAGGCCGTCCTCTTCAAGAAATTCGCCGGTATCGACGTTTTCGATATCGAAATCGACGCACCAGGCATCAACGACATGGTCTCCACCATCGCGGCGCTGGAGCCCACCTTCGGCGGCATCAACCTTGAGGACATCAAGGCGCCGGAATGTTTCGAGGTGGAACGCCAGCTGCGCGAGAAGATGAATATCCCCGTCTTCCACGATGACCAGCACGGCACCGCGATCATCGTCGCCGCCGCCGTCACCAACGCGCTGGAACTCGCCGGCAAGTCGCTCTCCAGTGTCAAGATCGTCGCGTCGGGCGCCGGTGCTGCGGCGCTTGCCTGCCTCAACCTGCTTGTCTCCATGGGCGCGAAAAAGGAAAACATCTGGGTCCACGACATCGAAGGCCTCGTTTATGACGGCCGCAACACGCTGATGGATGAGTGGAAGGAAGTTTACGCCCAGAAGACCGACAAGCGCGTGCTGGCCGAAACCATCGACGGCGCAGACGTTTTCCTCGGCCTTTCCGCCGCCGGCGTCTTGAAGCCGGAACTGCTGGAGCGCATGGCGGAAAACCCGCTCATTCTCGCGCTTGCCAACCCCAAGCCCGAAATCATGCCGGAAGAGGCGCGCGCCGCCCGCCCGGACGCGATGATCTGCACCGGCCGTTCGGATTTCCCGAACCAGGTCAACAACGTGCTCTGCTTCCCCTATATCTTCCGCGGCGCGCTGGATTGCGGCGCGACGACGATCAACGAGGAAATGAAGATGGCCGCCGTGCAGGCCATCGCCGAGTTGGCACGCGAGGAAGTCTCCGAAGTCGCGGCAAAAGCCTATAGCGGCGAAACCCCGGTCTTCGGCCCGAACTACCTCATCCCCTCGCCCTTCGATCCGCGCCTTATCCTGCGTATCGCGCCCGCCGTTGCCCGCGCTGCCGCCGCAAGCGGCGTCGCCGCCCGGCCGATCACCGATTTCGAAGCCTATCTCGACCAGCTGAACCGTTTCGTCTGGCGCTCCGGCTTCATCATGAAGCCGGTCTTCAATGCCGCGAAAGCCGCCGAAAAGAAGCGCATCATCTTTGCCGAAGGCGAAGACGAACGCGTGCTGCGCGCCGCCCAGGTGCTCCTGGAAGAAGGCACCGGCATCCCGATCCTCATCGGCCGTCCGCAGATCATCGAAACGCGCCTGAAGCGCTTCGGCCTGCGCATCCGTCCGCATACGGATTTCGCCGTGGTCAATCCGGAAGACGATCCGCGCTACCGCGACTATGTCGATGACTATTTCGCCCTCGTCGGCCGCGTCGGCATCAACCCGGAAGCCGCACGCACCATCGTGCGCACCAACACCACGGTCATCGGCGCGCTGTCGGTGAAGCGCGGCGAAGCGGATGCGCTGATCTGCGGTCTCGAAGGCCGTTACGACCGCCACCTGCGCGACGTGAACCAGATCATCGGCAAGCAGGAAGGCGTGCGCTCCTTCGCCGGCCTCAGCCTGCTCATCACCCAGCAGGGTGCGCTGTTCCTCACCGATACTTTCGTGAACTATGACCCGACCTCCGAGGAAGTGGCGGAAATGGCCATTCTCGCGGCCAAGGAAATCCGCCGCTTCGGCATCACGCCCAAGATCGCGCTCGCCAGCCATTCCAATTTCGGCTCGCGCGATTCCGAAAGCGCCCGCAAGATGCGCCGCGCCCTGAAGATCGTGCAGGAAGCCGCACCGGAACTGGAAGTGGACGGCGAAATGCAGGGCGGCTCGGCACTGTCCGAAGCACTGCGCAAGCGCGCCATGCCCAACAGCGTGCTGACCGGCGAGGCGAACCTGCTGGTCTTCCCGAACCTCGATGCCGCCAACATCACGCTCGGCGTCACCCGCACGCTGACGGAGGGCCTGCATGTCGGCCCGATCCTGCTCGGCACGGCCCTGCCCGCCCATATCCTGTCGCCCAGCGTCACCTCGCGCGGCGTCGTCAACATGGCAGCGTTTGCCGTAGTGCAGGCCTCGCATCCTTCGGTGTGA
- a CDS encoding DUF2865 domain-containing protein, whose protein sequence is MTRRSRIIGLLLPLVFLAPAATFADQVCDTLYAQLREPPRVIGNTAEVRRYANALARQNIVIRKIRNDLRSYGCSSGSVVVYGNPNAGLCTEIGDALADAEAERDAIIRDRDDAMAAARSDDGDIRRQRILAALDANGCSPAEDINPQVSPAPDVRRYPDAFRQNGGEPGQAGLSPYPNAATEGGLRTLCVRTCDGSFFPIASNASPLDFRAQAEQCQKMCPGTQTELYFHSMTDQETADMVSAETGKPYKDLPTAFAYRNASAKAPGCACNMAAYHEDMQKQEEAARPESEKPYSGITRIPSPQGDKPRKPAEQQAAKPPEQPVPERDYDPNDTRVRVIGPKFLPDQTGRIDLKNPALKGIQPQQ, encoded by the coding sequence TTGACCCGGCGCAGCCGCATCATCGGCCTCCTGCTTCCCCTTGTTTTCCTTGCCCCGGCCGCCACTTTCGCGGATCAGGTCTGCGATACGCTTTATGCGCAATTGCGCGAACCGCCGCGTGTCATCGGCAATACGGCCGAGGTTCGGCGTTACGCCAATGCGCTCGCCCGCCAGAACATCGTCATCCGCAAGATCAGGAACGACCTGCGCAGCTATGGCTGCTCATCCGGCAGCGTCGTTGTCTACGGCAACCCCAATGCCGGCCTCTGCACCGAGATCGGCGATGCGCTGGCGGATGCCGAAGCCGAACGCGACGCCATCATCCGCGACCGCGACGATGCCATGGCGGCGGCGCGCAGTGACGACGGCGACATCAGGCGCCAGCGCATTCTCGCGGCCCTCGATGCCAATGGCTGCAGCCCCGCAGAAGATATCAACCCGCAAGTGTCGCCTGCGCCCGATGTGAGGCGTTATCCCGATGCCTTCCGGCAGAACGGTGGTGAGCCGGGACAGGCGGGACTATCGCCCTACCCCAACGCCGCCACCGAGGGCGGGCTTCGCACACTCTGCGTGCGCACCTGCGACGGCTCGTTTTTCCCGATCGCCTCCAACGCTTCGCCGCTCGATTTCCGCGCTCAGGCGGAGCAGTGCCAGAAAATGTGCCCGGGCACACAGACCGAGCTTTATTTTCACTCCATGACGGATCAGGAAACCGCCGACATGGTCTCCGCCGAAACCGGCAAACCCTACAAGGACCTGCCAACCGCCTTCGCCTACAGGAACGCCTCGGCAAAAGCGCCCGGCTGCGCCTGCAACATGGCCGCCTATCACGAGGACATGCAGAAGCAGGAAGAGGCCGCCCGGCCGGAATCCGAAAAGCCCTATTCCGGCATCACCAGAATTCCATCACCGCAAGGTGACAAGCCCCGGAAACCCGCCGAACAACAGGCCGCAAAGCCGCCGGAGCAACCCGTTCCTGAACGCGACTATGATCCGAACGACACCAGGGTGCGCGTCATCGGCCCGAAATTCCTGCCTGACCAGACGGGCCGGATCGACCTGAAGAACCCGGCTCTGAAGGGCATTCAGCCACAGCAGTGA